A stretch of the Capsicum annuum cultivar UCD-10X-F1 chromosome 8, UCD10Xv1.1, whole genome shotgun sequence genome encodes the following:
- the LOC107839694 gene encoding pentatricopeptide repeat-containing protein At1g09820 — MFPLFLTKTPPVLVSPASMSVTYVRRCLHSRTPRRFLHTANPSPKSAPNLFSDPIFKSKVEELISKQHWYNLKELIKPINPSSFLELLLESGFDSSSILGFFRWSKVYHPLENLFKLLVLLVNDKKYPKVRSLLHDFVKNGKTHSVSSVFHTLLTCSDNFCANSIIVDMLVLAYVNNGKLDLALEGFRRAGDYGFKLSVFSCKPMLKGVVKEGKFEVGENVYKEMIRRRIWVDLYTFNVVINGLCKAAKLNKARDVMDDMKVRGITPNVVTYNTLIDGYCKRGGDGKMYKADALLREMVEQGVSPNERTYNILIDGFCKDDNVGAAVKVFKEMQLQGMRMDVVTFNSLIYGLFGDGKVDEALGLRAEMIHLGLEPNIRTYNVMINGFSKMKMFGEAKELFNDIVKQRLDLNVLTFNTVIDAHSKAGKMEEAVALRDQMLRKLICPNISTYNCLLAGYYRDGNVGAAKELLEEMEEKSVKADLVTYNIRIDAMCKREESRKAVRLLDEMSEKRLFPSHVTYNTLMAGYCQEGNTKAAVTIRKRMEKEGKQPNVVTYNVLIKGFCQKDKLEEANALLNEMLERGLAPNRITYDIIREEMIDKGFVPDIDGHLYKDIVNC; from the coding sequence ATGTTTCCGCTGTTCCTAACCAAGACTCCTCCAGTACTTGTGTCGCCGGCATCCATGTCGGTTACATATGTCCGACGTTGTCTCCATTCTCGCACACCCCGCCGCTTCCTCCACACAGCAAATCCATCACCAAAATCAGCACCCAACTTGTTTTCCGACCCAATTTTCAAATCCAAAGTTGAAGAATTAATTTCAAAACAGCACTGGTATAACCTCAAGGAATTAATTAAACCTATTAACCCGTCTTCCTTTCTTGAACTTCTTTTGGAATCTGGGTTTGATTCTTCGTCCATATTGGGGTTTTTCAGGTGGTCTAAGGTTTACCATCCTcttgaaaatttatttaaactTCTTGTATTGTTAGTTAATGACAAAAAATACCCAAAGGTTCGATCTTTATTGCATGATTTTGTTAAAAATGGGAAGACTCATTCAGTTTCTTCTGTTTTTCATACGCTTTTGACATGTAGTGATAATTTCTGTGCTAATTCTATTATTGTTGATATGTTGGTATTAGCTTATGTTAACAATGGTAAGTTGGATTTAGCTTTGGAGGGTTTTAGGAGAGCTGGGGATTATGGGTTTAAGTTGAGTGTGTTTTCGTGTAAACCGATGCTTAAAGGGGTGGTGAAAGAGGGGAAATTTGAGGTAGGGGAGAACGTGTATAAGGAGATGATTAGGAGGaggatttgggttgatttgtacaCGTTTAATGTTGTGATTAATGGGTTGTGTAAGGCGGCGAAGCTGAATAAGGCGAGGGATGTGATGGATGATATGAAGGTTAGAGGGATTACGCCTAATGTGGTTACTTACAATACGTTGATTGATGGGTATTGTAAGAGGGGTGGGGATGGGAAGATGTATAAAGCGGATGCGCTTTTGAGAGAAATGGTGGAGCAGGGGGTGAGTCCAAATGAGAGAACTTATAATATTCTTATTGATGGGTTTTGTAAGGATGATAATGTGGGGGCAGCCGTGAAGGTTTTTAAAGAAATGCAGCTTCAAGGGATGAGAATGGACGTTGTCACGTTTAACTCGTTAATTTATGGGCTCTTTGGTGATGGGAAAGTTGATGAGGCTCTTGGTTTACGTGCAGAAATGATACATTTGGGGTTGGAACCTAATATTCGGACTTATAATGTAAtgataaatggtttttcaaaaatGAAGATGTTCGGAGAGGCTAAAGAGTTGTTTAATGATATTGTGAAGCAAAGGTTAGATCTAAATGTACTAACTTTCAACACAGTTATTGATGCTCATAGTAAGGCTGGCAAAATGGAAGAAGCAGTCGCTCTTCGTGACCAAATGTTGAGAAAACTGATTTGTCCCAACATTTCAACATATAATTGCTTATTAGCTGGTTATTATCGAGACGGAAATGTTGGAGCAGCAAAAGAGCTACTAGAGGAAATGGAGGAGAAGAGTGTGAAGGCTGATCTAGTAACTTACAACATTCGAATAGATGCAATGTGCAAAAGGGAAGAATCAAGAAAGGCAGTGAGACTTCTAGATGAGATGTCTGAGAAAAGGTTGTTCCCAAGTCACGTGACATACAACACTTTGATGGCTGGCTACTGCCAAGAAGGTAACACCAAAGCAGCTGTTACTATTAGGAAAAGAATGGAGAAGGAAGGAAAGCAACCAAATGTTGTCACTTACAACGTGTTGATTAAAGGTTTCTGTCAGAAAGATAAGCTGGAAGAAGCAAATGCTCTTTTGAATGAGATGTTGGAAAGAGGATTGGCACCCAATAGAATTACCTATGACATTATCAGAgaagaaatgatagacaagggattCGTCCCTGACATAGATGGACACCTCTACAAGGATATTGTTAATTGTTAA
- the LOC107839695 gene encoding bZIP transcription factor 53 — protein MSALRQSVSSSASEDDQRYAGMDEKKRKRMISNRESARRSRMKKQKLLQDLTGEVSRLQGANKNIVTKIEETTERYTICAAQNNVLKAQVMELTDRLRYLNDVIESTGLAADVADPLLKPLQTPCPMQPIASSGLFKF, from the coding sequence ATGTCAGCTTTAAGGCAGAGTGTTAGTTCATCTGCATCAGAAGATGATCAAAGGTATGCAGGAATGGATGAAAAGAAGAGGAAAAGGATGATATCCAACAGGGAATCGGCGAGGCGTTCGAGGATGAAGAAGCAGAAGCTTCTGCAAGATTTGACAGGTGAAGTGAGCAGATTACAGGGTGCAAACAAGAATATTGTGACTAAGATTGAAGAGACAACGGAGAGATATACAATTTGTGCTGCACAGAATAATGTGTTGAAGGCACAAGTAATGGAATTGACTGATAGGCTCAGGTATTTAAATGATGTTATTGAGAGTACTGGTTTGGCTGCTGATGTTGCTGATCCTTTGTTGAAGCCATTGCAGACTCCTTGTCCAATGCAGCCCATTGCTTCTTCAGGCTTGTTTAAGTTTTAA
- the LOC107839696 gene encoding uncharacterized protein LOC107839696, whose amino-acid sequence MIEKKRVQVLLFLVGLLFLSITAEKCREWVGQEAASKSGEFTWLHCFDGSTGSLACLVKEGVKLYAYNTRSSHVERARNSAIETALHDAISQGIAAKEAAKLAQKEGAKAAKLAVRKTKRIVGPIISAGWDFFEALYLGGTPIEGALRGSGTLFGAYWVGYLGEQTMGRFGYLVGSELGSWVGGKVGLMVYDLVNGVDHLLVFLQLKEIEVDGSVSDELYKATKAENSEPKDSFDSESTTHTIFETSEEWSSYEAPTYEDPQVREEF is encoded by the exons ATGATTGAGAAGAAGCGCGTTCAAGTTCTTCTCTTTCTCGTTGGCCTTCTATTTCTCAGCATCACTG CTGAAAAATGTAGGGAGTGGGTTGGTCAAGAGGCTGCATCAAAGAGTGGAGAATTTACTTGGTTGCACTGTTTTGATGGGAGTACGGGAAGCTTAGCATGTTTAGTCAAGGAAGGTGTGAAGCTGTACGCTTATAACACCAGATCCTCTCATGTGGAGAGAGCAAGGAACTCAGCAATCGAGACTGCTCTGCATGATGCCATATCACAAGGCATCGCAGCAAAAGAAGCAGCTAAACTAGCTCAGAAAGAAGGAGCAAAAGCTGCAAAACTAGCCGTGCGAAAAACCAAGCGCATTGTTGGTCCGATAATTTCTGCAGGATGGGACTTTTTTGAAGCACTTTATCTTGGAGGTACCCCAATTGAGGGGGCATTGAGGGGTTCAGGTACCTTGTTTGGCGCCTATTGGGTTGGCTATCTCGGGGAGCAGAccatgggtaggtttggttactTGGTTGGGAGCGAGTTGGGCAGTTGGGTTGGAGGAAAGGTTGGATTAATGGTGTATGATTTAGTTAATGGAGTGGATCATTTACTTGTATTTCTCCAACTAAAGGAAATAGAAGTTGATGGATCTGTGTCAGATGAATTGTACAAGGCTACTAAAGCTGAAAATTCTGAGCCCAAGGACTCGTTTGATAGTGAATCAACTACACACACAATCTTTGAAACTTCTGAAGAGTGGAGTAGTTATGAAGCTCCTACCTATGAGGACCCTCAAGTTCGTGAAGAATTTTAG